The bacterium genome contains a region encoding:
- a CDS encoding alpha/beta fold hydrolase: MRAASPVVPSFAPPWWLRGAHAQTVWGPLTRFARPATARREVLATPDGDDLVLDHLDVAAGAPVVLLLHGLEGSSFSVYVQGLARECAARGWNVAALNFRYCARDQRGRRTLPNRRPRLYHSAETGDLDFALRTLAARAPAAPTAAIGASLGANVLLRWLGERGGRSTLRAAVAISPPFDLARGAERLARGAGRVYALNFLRTLKPKLRDLARRFPEVAATLDVPRALAARTLREFDDAATAPLHGFAGVDDYYERAEATTVLPEIATPTLVIGAEDDPFLAPGALDAAASAAPRCVTFLEPRAGGHLGFVEGGAPWRARYWAETQAAAWLAARLAP, translated from the coding sequence ATGCGCGCCGCTTCTCCGGTCGTTCCCTCGTTCGCGCCGCCGTGGTGGCTGCGCGGGGCGCACGCGCAGACCGTCTGGGGTCCGCTGACGCGCTTCGCGCGCCCGGCGACGGCGCGGCGCGAGGTGCTCGCCACGCCCGACGGCGACGACCTGGTCCTCGACCATCTCGACGTCGCCGCGGGGGCGCCGGTCGTGCTGCTGCTGCACGGCCTCGAGGGCAGCTCCTTCTCGGTCTACGTGCAGGGGCTGGCGCGCGAGTGCGCCGCGCGCGGCTGGAACGTCGCCGCGCTCAACTTCCGCTACTGCGCGCGCGACCAGCGCGGCCGGCGCACGCTGCCGAACCGGCGGCCGCGCCTCTACCACAGCGCCGAGACCGGCGACCTCGACTTCGCGCTGCGCACGCTCGCCGCGCGAGCCCCCGCCGCGCCGACGGCGGCGATCGGCGCCTCGCTCGGCGCGAACGTGCTCCTGCGCTGGCTCGGCGAGAGGGGCGGACGCTCGACGCTGCGCGCGGCCGTCGCCATCTCGCCCCCCTTCGACCTCGCGCGCGGGGCGGAGCGGCTCGCGCGCGGCGCGGGACGGGTCTACGCGCTCAACTTCCTGCGCACGCTGAAGCCGAAGCTGCGCGACCTCGCGCGGCGCTTCCCCGAGGTCGCGGCGACGTTGGACGTGCCGCGCGCGCTCGCCGCGCGGACGCTGCGGGAGTTCGACGACGCGGCGACGGCGCCGCTCCACGGCTTCGCCGGCGTGGACGACTACTACGAGCGCGCCGAGGCGACGACGGTCCTCCCCGAGATCGCGACGCCGACGCTGGTCATCGGCGCGGAGGACGATCCGTTTCTCGCGCCGGGGGCGCTCGACGCCGCCGCCTCGGCGGCGCCGCGCTGCGTGACGTTCCTCGAGCCGCGCGCCGGCGGGCACCTCGGCTTCGTCGAAGGGGGCGCGCCGTGGCGCGCCCGCTACTGGGCCGAGACGCAGGCCGCGGCGTGGCTCGCCGCGCGGCTCGCGCCGTGA
- a CDS encoding YbhB/YbcL family Raf kinase inhibitor-like protein yields MPLEISSPSFQNHAPIPTLFTCQGQDAPPALVFRGVPANAKSLALIVDDPDAPDPRAPRMTWVHWVLYNIPPTTAGLPQGVAATQLPPGTREGLNDWKRPGYGGPCPPIGRHRYFFKLYALDVALPDMGKPTKAELEKAMNGHVIAKAELVGTYQKQ; encoded by the coding sequence ATGCCGCTCGAAATCAGTTCGCCCTCGTTCCAGAACCACGCTCCGATTCCGACGCTCTTCACCTGCCAAGGACAGGACGCGCCGCCGGCCCTCGTCTTTCGCGGCGTCCCCGCGAACGCCAAGAGCCTCGCGCTGATCGTGGACGACCCGGACGCGCCGGATCCGCGCGCGCCGCGCATGACCTGGGTCCACTGGGTCCTCTACAACATCCCGCCGACGACCGCGGGGCTGCCGCAGGGGGTCGCGGCGACGCAGCTGCCGCCGGGCACGCGCGAGGGGCTCAACGACTGGAAGCGTCCGGGCTACGGCGGCCCGTGCCCGCCGATCGGCCGGCACCGCTACTTCTTCAAGCTCTACGCGCTCGACGTCGCGCTCCCCGACATGGGGAAGCCGACGAAGGCGGAGCTGGAGAAGGCGATGAACGGGCACGTGATCGCCAAGGCGGAGCTGGTCGGCACGTACCAGAAGCAGTAG
- a CDS encoding MoaD/ThiS family protein has translation MKVKFFADIRPLAGCDELEWQEAAPTVGALLAGLARRLGVPFGKRVIPDGALSATIILMVNGRNVHLLQGLETPLAPDDTVVVFPMVAGG, from the coding sequence GTGAAGGTCAAGTTCTTTGCGGACATTCGGCCGTTGGCCGGATGCGACGAGTTGGAGTGGCAAGAGGCGGCGCCGACGGTCGGCGCGCTCCTCGCCGGGCTGGCGCGGCGACTCGGCGTTCCGTTCGGCAAGCGCGTGATTCCCGACGGCGCGCTGAGCGCGACGATCATCCTGATGGTCAACGGGCGGAACGTGCACCTGCTGCAGGGACTGGAAACGCCGCTCGCGCCCGACGACACCGTCGTCGTGTTCCCGATGGTCGCCGGCGGCTGA